The Xiphias gladius isolate SHS-SW01 ecotype Sanya breed wild chromosome 7, ASM1685928v1, whole genome shotgun sequence genome window below encodes:
- the LOC120791688 gene encoding lissencephaly-1 homolog, which translates to MVLSQRQRDELNRAIADYLRSNGYEEAYSTFKKEAELDNNEELDKKYAGLLEKKWTSVIRLQKKVMELESKLNEAKEEITLGGPVSQKRDPKEWIPRPPERYALSGHRSPVTRVIFHPVFSVMVSASEDATIKVWDYETGDFERTLKGHTDSVQDISFDQTGKLLASCSADMTIKLWDFQGFECIRTMHGHDHNVSSVAIMPNGDHIVSASRDKTIKMWEVATGYCVKTFTGHREWVRMVRPNQDGTLIASCSNDQTVRVWVVATKECKAELREHEHVVECISWAPESAYPTILEATGSEIKKSGKPGPFLLSGSRDKTIKMWDVSTGMCLMTLVGHDNWVRGILFHPGGKFIVTCADDKTLRIWDYKNKRCMKTLCAHEHFVTSLDFHKAAPYVVTGSVDQTVKVWECR; encoded by the exons AATGAAGAATTGGATAAGAAGTATGCTGgccttttggaaaaaaaatggacctCAGTCATCAGATTACAAAAGAAG GTGATGGAACTTGAATCCAAACTGAATGAAGCTAAAGAGGAGATCACCCTGGGAGGGCCGGTCAGTCAGAAGCGCGATCCCAAAGAGTGGATCCCACGCCCACCAGAAAGGTACGCGCTGAGTGGCCACCGCAGTCCAGTCACCCGCGTCATCTTCCACCCAGTCTTCAGTGTCATGGTGTCAGCTTCTGAGGATGCCACAATAAAG GTGTGGGACTATGAAACGGGAGACTTTGAACGCACACTGAAAGGCCACACAGATTCTGTGCAGGACATTTCTTTTGACCAGACTGGCAAACTGTTAGCATCTTGCTCTGCAGACATGACTATCAAGCTGTGGGATTTCCAAGGCTTTGAGTGCATCAGGACCATGCATG gcCATGACCACAATGTTTCGTCTGTAGCCATTATGCCCAATGGAGATCACATCGTTTCTGCCTCAAGGgacaaaaccataaaaatgtgGGAGGTGGCAACTGG CTACTGTGTGAAGACCTTCACGGGCCACAGGGAGTGGGTCCGTATGGTGCGGCCCAACCAGGACGGCACACTGATTGCCAGCTGTTCCAACGACCAGACAGTGCGTGTGTGGGTCGTGGCCACCAAAGAGTGCAAGGCTGAACTGCGGGAGCATGAACACGTGGTGGAGTGCATCTCCTGGGCACCAGAGAGCGCCTACCCCACCATCCTAGAGGCCACAGGCTCTGAG ATCAAGAAGAGTGGTAAGCCAGGCCCCTTCCTGCTGTCTGGCTCCAGAGacaaaaccatcaagatgtgggATGTCAGCACCGGCATGTGCCTTATGACACTG gTTGGCCATGACAACTGGGTGCGTGGGATCCTCTTCCACCCAGGAGGCAAGTTCATTGTGACCTGTGCAGATGACAAGACCTTAAGGATCTGGGACTACAAGAACAAGCGCTGCATGAAAACCCTGTGTGCCCACGAACACTTCGTTACCTCTCTGG ATTTCCACAAGGCTGCTCCCTACGTCGTCACCGGGAGCGTAGATCAAACAGTAAAAGTGTGGGAGTGCCGCTGA